The Streptomyces sp. NBC_00286 nucleotide sequence CCGATCGAGTCGTGCAGCTCGCGGGCGATGCGCGTCCGCTCCAGGAGCCGTTCGGTGCGCTCCTCCAGGGCGGCGACCCGCTCGGCCGCGGACGGTCCGAGGAGGCGGCGCGCGATGGCCGTGATCAGCTCGCCGAGACCGACGACTGCCCCGTACAGGGCGATCAGTGGCAACGGCGCGAGCAGCGCGTAGGCCCAGTGAGGGTGCGCCTCCGAGAGGAGCGGGACATCGTCCGGCACGTGCCCGAAGGGGAGCTGGACCAGCACCACGGCAAGGACCGGCAGCCAGACACTGGCCACTCCGGCCCCCCAGCCGAGGAGCATGCGCGCTTCCAGCCACACCACCGTGCGGAATCGGTCCCCCCATGTCACCGACGGCCCTACGGAGATCCCCGACTCCTCCTCCTCGCCCGGCGTCAGCAGCAATCGCGCCTGCACACCCTCGCCGTGCCGCACGGCCGGGATGAGCCCGAGCGGAATGAGGAACAGAGCGGGCACCCACGGGCGCGAGGGCATGATGAACATCCACACGCTCACGATCAGCATCGGCACCCACAGGTGCAGCAAGCGCGTGTACGTCGTCCCCCGGATCAACCGGCGCAGGAAGCGGGCCATTTGGTCATCGTGCCAGCCGCCACTGACAACGGTCCTCCCCCGGGCGAGGGAGACGCTCTCCACCCGCGGGGGAGGCCCCGGTGCCGCACAGACGGCCAGGCTGGGCCCATGACCAGCATCGACGTACAGGAGCTCACCAAGGTGTACGGCACCACACGCGCCGTGGACCACCTCACCTTCCGCGTGGAACCCGGCCGCGTCACCGGCTTCCTCGGCCCCAACGGCGCCGGAAAGTCCACCACTCTGCGGCTCGTGCTCGGCCTGGACCGGCCGACGTCCGGCACCGCCACCATCGGCGGCCGTGCCTACGCGACGCTCGACGAGCCGCTGCGCCACGTCGGCGCCCTGCTCGACGCGCAGGCGGCGCACGGTGCGCGCACGGCTCGGGACCATCTGCGCGTGCTCGCCGCGAGCAACCGCCTCCCGGAGCGCCGCGCGGACGAGGTCCTGGAAGAAGCGGGGCTCGCCTCGGTCGCCGGCCGCCGCGTCAGGACGTACTCCCTCGGAATGCGTCAGCGCCTGGGCATCGCCGCCGCGCTCCTCGGCGATCCGCCGGTGGTCCTGCTCGACGAGCCGTCGAACGGGCTCGACCCCGAAGGCATCATCTGGATCCGGGAGTTGATGCGCCGACTGGCTCGCGAGGGCCGCGTCGTGCTCGTCTCCAGCCACCTGATGAACGAGACCGCGTCCTTCGCCGACCACCTCGTCGTCCTGGGCCGCGGCCGCCTGCTCGCCGACATGCCGATGCGGGAGTTCATCGACGCGCGCGTGCAGCCACGCGTACGCGTGCGCACCACGGACGGAGCGGCACTGCGGAAGCTGCTCGCCCGGCACGGATACGACGCAGTGGAGGGTGCGGACGAACGGTGGATCGTGCACCACGCGCGCGTGGACGACATCGGCCGCCTCACCTCGGGCACGGGAGTGCCCATCCTGGAACTCGCCGCGGAGGAGGGCACGTTGGAGCAGGCCTACCTCGATCTGACCGCCATGGAGGCCGAGTTCGCCGCCCAGGCCTCAAAGACATCGAACCAGCCGCAGGAGGCCTGACCGTGACGTTCGCACCCGTACTCCACTCCGAGTGGCTCAAGATCCGTACGCTGCGGTCCCTCGTCGCCGGACTGGCCTCCGTCGTACTCGTCACCGCAGCCTTCTCCGCGATCGCCGGGCTCGACGCGTCCTCGGGCGAATCCTCCGGCGAGGACTTCGACCCCTTGTTCTCGGCGTTCTTCGGCGTCAGTTTCGGGCAGATCGCGGCGATCGCGTTCGGCGCGCAAGCCGTGTCGTCGGAGTTCCAGGGCGGTGCGCTGCGGGTCTCGCTGGCCGCGGTGCCGCATCGTGGCCGGTGGTTCACGGCGAAGGCGACGGCGGTCGGCGTACCGGCCCTTGTCGTCGGGCTGGTCACCGGGTTCGTAAGTCTGGCCGTGGGCAAGGCGGTCCTCGGTGACCGGGGGAGCGGGCTGAGCTGGGGCGAGGGACTGCGGGGTGTCGTCGGTTGCGGGCTTTACCTCGCGCTGATGGCCCTGTTCGCGGCCGGGCTGACCGCTCTGCTGCGCAGCGGAGTCGCCACCCTGAGCATCCTGATCCCGTTCCTGCTCATCGTGTCCTTCGTCGTCGGGGGAGTGTCCGGTGGAGTCGCCGACTTCCTGCCGGACAAGGCGGGCCAGGTGGTCTTCCACGAGACGTCCGACGGCGCGCTCGGCCCCTGGAGCGGGCTGGCAGTGACGGCGCTGTGGGCCGCGGCCGCGCTGGCGGCGGGGGCATGGAGCGTACGGCGCCGGGATGCTTGAGCAGCGGCTGGGTCGCGGCTGACGGACCACCAAATGTCAGTGCCGCAGGGTTTACTGGATCTCATGACCCTCGCGCAGCAACTCGCCACGATAGACGAGCTGTGCTCCCGACCCTTTCCCACGGAGCACGGCCGGTCGGACGTCGGCACCGCAGGACCTGGGTTCCACATAGCCGAATTGGTGACGAGCGAC carries:
- a CDS encoding sensor histidine kinase encodes the protein MARFLRRLIRGTTYTRLLHLWVPMLIVSVWMFIMPSRPWVPALFLIPLGLIPAVRHGEGVQARLLLTPGEEEESGISVGPSVTWGDRFRTVVWLEARMLLGWGAGVASVWLPVLAVVLVQLPFGHVPDDVPLLSEAHPHWAYALLAPLPLIALYGAVVGLGELITAIARRLLGPSAAERVAALEERTERLLERTRIARELHDSIGHALTVAVVQAGAARAAGDPEFTDRALGAIEDTGRAALEDLERVLSVLRESQRPASSRPTLAEADRLLESARTSGAKVDAEVTGPLTEVPGPVSREGYRILQESLTNVLRHAGSVPVRVRIGVEARALSLEVRNPLTAEIAGPGRGSGLRGIRERAALLGGLARTGPDDGDWQVHVELPLR
- a CDS encoding ATP-binding cassette domain-containing protein, encoding MTSIDVQELTKVYGTTRAVDHLTFRVEPGRVTGFLGPNGAGKSTTLRLVLGLDRPTSGTATIGGRAYATLDEPLRHVGALLDAQAAHGARTARDHLRVLAASNRLPERRADEVLEEAGLASVAGRRVRTYSLGMRQRLGIAAALLGDPPVVLLDEPSNGLDPEGIIWIRELMRRLAREGRVVLVSSHLMNETASFADHLVVLGRGRLLADMPMREFIDARVQPRVRVRTTDGAALRKLLARHGYDAVEGADERWIVHHARVDDIGRLTSGTGVPILELAAEEGTLEQAYLDLTAMEAEFAAQASKTSNQPQEA
- a CDS encoding ABC transporter permease subunit; its protein translation is MTFAPVLHSEWLKIRTLRSLVAGLASVVLVTAAFSAIAGLDASSGESSGEDFDPLFSAFFGVSFGQIAAIAFGAQAVSSEFQGGALRVSLAAVPHRGRWFTAKATAVGVPALVVGLVTGFVSLAVGKAVLGDRGSGLSWGEGLRGVVGCGLYLALMALFAAGLTALLRSGVATLSILIPFLLIVSFVVGGVSGGVADFLPDKAGQVVFHETSDGALGPWSGLAVTALWAAAALAAGAWSVRRRDA